A window of Danaus plexippus chromosome 10, MEX_DaPlex, whole genome shotgun sequence genomic DNA:
taatgaaatttttattaataatcgtattgtaaattgtaataataggaattttgtaatgaaaaaagattttttttatttctatatatcatTTTCGATTTTTTCCTTATGGcggataaaatttttttacttaaaacaatttaaaactcgGTCAACTGTAAAAGGTTTTCAATTAGGTATATCatacaaaatgaaatgaaaggaaatattatgaagaaaatgTAAGCGATTGGGGAAGAAGTATGACATAGGTTGTTATCAAAaagcttatataaaaatttgtgcaAGTACAATGATATTTACGTcgatataatatgatatgataCGATATGATACGATCACGTGCAATTCATTTGATTAAAGAATAATGTCAAACGTCTTGAGTTCCGTCTACTACAATAGTAAATAAGGAAATGTGTCTGTCCGTGTCCCAAATTCATATCTAGGGTTGTCTAGCTTCTATATTcagatatagttttattataaattattgcaaatatttttatttgtaatgaaattgAGAATGAAATTTGTCATATTTAATGACGAAGCAATAtgtataattctttttaattttctatggagtttgttttgtaatgtttcctgtaattaattatactataactataattaaatttataatttttaaatcaaaattataaaataaataaggaaataattatattaataatctcaCTATTCaaagtaacatttaattataatagcttACTAGAAAGTTCTGCAACTTTGATTACAgtgtattaaagtttttttattcgacTATAAGTTGCTATATGttagaattatttacaaacaaacattttatctaaaattattcttcatatataatctttaactTATAACcattgtacaatatttttaaatgatctatataaatgcaaaatttacaggttagttttaaaatggaCGAATTAGTATAATTATGTGCTTATTATCTAATACAATAGAGTTAAACTTGAAATACTTCAAAAAAGCGCTATCAAGTATTAGcaattgttatataactgCCATCTATCGGTAAAGAATGGAACTTCAGAGGACTTCGCTTGCCTGTTTTATGCCTTAACCAAATAACATAACGTCTTACTTGTCATTGATAGATGGAagacttattataaatagtaaataaaatattttttttaatgttgccTCTTGTTCTAAAATACAGATTCATATATTACCGGTAAAATGAAGAAGGCAGCAGTGACaactttgataatttattaaaaaaataaaatatacgcaattgtctaatattaaatatatatatatttacgagtTTCTTTTATCTAAgctataaaatctttaaaacttCATGTCAAAATtgtttagaaacaaaaaaaaattaagatgaaTATATCTGAGACTAAAATCATgttgacattaaaaatgtttggtcagaaataaaagaaagatttCTGACTTTTTCTAATAtggttatattttgaaatacaaatcataacaaataattttaaattataaaagttgcgTTGCATAAAtaagtgtatttaaataaatactgaatGGTTCTCTGATGTAAGAAACATCGAATCGAAACGTCCATTAATAAATCTCCAttagaatatgttttttttcatatttgtctCATGTTTTCGCTTATGGTTACttacaaaatcaattttttttaacaccaaataaaattgtatgaaattgatgctttcatatattttttgattaacaATTCGTGTCAACAAGTAGCAAACGACTTTTGTTCATGAGAAGTGTTACCAAAAATTACCCATGATCGTTATTCTATGGCAGCGTCATCTCCGAATTGAAAAAGGCTGTAAGTCGATTCCGTGTCCATCAATCTCTTATCCTATGTCAAGCCTTGCGAAGCTGGGGCAGTATCAAATGAGCGTTGCCCCTCTACGGACGTGTCGTGTAAACTCGCTTAACAATGGATGTGTCGTGCAAAGGTAAACCTAATTTTCTTTACTACATAACGTGGGAATTTTTTTCTTGCTCCATTTGTATATATCATTACTGTATTTTTACGATTTTCATGTGTTATGCAGATAACGCTTAGTGACCGATTGTTTTTCGTTCTtcgtttgtatattttttttatttgtttagtgatgttttattaaatgtataatactcGTTCGTGTATagataatgtaaattttgtttttgtgccacttcaaattgtttaaatttaatttatgttattagtttattttcattttaaatgattcataATCTTGTCACATTAAGTAGCGGTTATTCAGAAATGGAcaactgtaaaatataaaactattttcagtTTAGTTtcagcaaataaaattacaaattttaccCCTATGTGTTTTctccaattttaattaaagtcattgaaaattatataccataaacccttaaaatatataacttattatttatacacatatataataaaaaaatcacttcatTGTATGTTTACTCTTGACCTTATGGTGTATGAAATTAGAAAGACGTTAGtcggttttaaatattaaaaaaaaaaacatctaacgtcatataaaatacttctaaCGGAATTACCAGCTCATCTAAACTGTCACcctaacattttaattcagaACGGATCATTCAAttcggttatttttttatattgcataataatagtaaactTCGGTTGCCCATTGTACGCCTCACGTTCTGTTAGGGGAGAAGAGCCCTTTGGCATAATAAAAGGATAGTGTAACACGCAGGGGACTGCCGTTCGTCTGCATTAAAAGTTATCGCTTAGATTGTACAGATTTATTAGCTGTGTTATTTGGTATCTTATCTACAATTATTGGGTTCTTTATATAGGATCACGAACGTTGAACTTCGTTTAATCAAGGCTAGAGAGCTCCCTCCTGATACAGTTATAGCATtgcttttttttcataaattatagtcctttatacaataatgagttctgtaaataatttgtagGTACAATTCTCACAGTTCATTATATGTGCGCCTGAAGTCGATAGAGCATTTTCTAAAGCTACATATGCTTTACATCTCCCGCTGTCTGTTTACATCTGGGCTTAGAACTATTTTAGTACCGCAGTAATTACAATTATCTGTTTTAAGGTTCGGTGAAAAACAAGAAGTAATCATTAGATCAGTGAAAGATGGTACgcagatttttttgttattctttttttattgtaagcaaaactttaaatggaatagctgttaaaaatatatttacttttaaggaTAAGCGTCTTCATATGAAATAATGAACAACTTATCATAATACTTAAAACGCTAAGTTGTttaacaaatcaaataaaattatgacagaCGTGTCACTTCCATTTACATgagaacttttataatatacacaaacaaacaatctgattttctttaaacactgtttaaaaaaaaagtacattcCCTCATTACTACAATATCCTATTCCTACAGCAAAACGTAATGTCAACAGTTGAATACACACAATTAAAACGCATCTATGTCTATTCGCACCCAGATTTAGTTTTGAATAAGCCAGGGGCCAGATAAGCTGCATAGTATTCTAACCCTTACTGGATATGTATTCTGTTGCTGTGACAAATGGGGTGTCAATTGATTATCATCACAAATATCATGAAGAAATATGTGCATAGGACATATTAAGTACGAGGGTATCActgtatgaaattattaactatGAGCGTGAAACGTTATACCATAAATCGTTTGTTAGGAACGGgcctgataaatatatattgctttttgttaaagttacGTGTAGCTCCGGATGACATAGCACATGTTCTTATTATtccttttacaaaaataacattattaaggaAACCTATGAATGAATTTAGAtgataatatagtatttttatgttttgtacgCTATACGATCTTTAAAGCAagagtgtttttttatgtatgtcaGTCACTCAGAATTTACCAAATatacgtttatataaattcaaagaaCGTTCGCTCGAAGCTCGCCGATGGCCATATGTACTTCTTAAtccacattttatttattcgcttctttatttcatttacttatgacattattattttctcgtTACTTGGTTGCGGGCCTTATTGTTACGGCTGACTTAAACAATGCCTATTAAATTCACAATTCATCAAGATCATCAAATCATTATAACGTAATTAAATCATCACTTATTTAAgctattttaaagtttcataaaaaatatttttatattctatccgtgaaaaaacaaataatcacaaattattttattataaatatgagttGAATTTgtcaaatagtatatatagtcATGATTTTTGCAaagaatattcttaaattttacgtGTTTCTCAGTCTGATATTCGGTTTCAATACTTAGTGAGTCAGTTAATTCTAACGTACTTATTCCAGTTTCTTCTCATATTACGGGTAATATAGCGAAGGCCAGACTAGGTTAGCGAATAGCACATCGAGTAAAATTTGCGATTCAATGACGCGTCTGTCCGTCTGCTTGTGACAGTAATTGTATAAGATCGGTCCATTGTGTGGGTCATATTCAAATAACGTAACGTAGGTGATGATTTGTAGGAGTATACCTATGAATTTGCTAGTACTACAAATACAAGTAGTAGTATTTTGTGagataaaatgtaatacatatattaatatttagtacaTTTTATCTCACAAAAtacaatgtaaatgttttttgatgttctttttaaacatttctccatataaccaaaatttttttgtttgttaattgatttttatacttaaaagtaaatacaatCTTAAAAGAAACCAtactgtaattataaaatagtcgAGAAATCATTCAAGAGTATacaacgaagtaatttatatgaaaattgtgTATTGTATTGTTAGCATAAAAAcgattttcataacatttaacCTTctctacaaaaaataaataaataaaaaataaattaacattgaattagattaaattatcaaatatatatatatatatatatatatatatatatgtatatataatacctttttaatatattcaataagaaCCCTTGCAATAAGACcggttttatatttcaataaaaattaattttatttaaaatggtaaTAACACAAGTATATATCTGTAAGGTCATATTAAATACGTATGAAATGACTggaattacttataataaatgatagtatttaaatgtttaaaaatagtgtttttttttcaatataatcacaaattaaactataaaacgataataataaatgttcaattatattattttagttttattgttgaaaaattaatttatctttgcGATCGTCGTGTGTTCTGATTGCCCTTAAACATAGCGAAGGTAAACCGGCAAGTTAAAGTGAATATATACTCTTGTTTGTAGATACAAATGTGTGTTAGTTTACACTTCAATAACTTGTTAGAACTGTTATATCAATTCGCAGCATCTTCTGTGcaaatctatttattacagAGTTggagtaattaaattttattacctgAGGCGACTTTCACGAAGTTTAGGAGGTCATGTTCTTTATTGTTactattaaaagttaaactcTACTTTGATATACGCGTAcgataacttatttatacattttagaatataattttcccTTTTGTTAGTACTGTTGatcataattttgtatgaagtttGCTAAGGCAAGTCTGCAATATAGTAATGTTAGCTACAAGCGCGTAATTGAATCATATTATCCATTCtcggatttatttaattgtgattttatttcttcatcaTGTTAGCGTAgacgttaaataaaattttcatagctATAACATGGCCTAcactatatacaatataattcgtataatgaatataattcttataagtATAACGAACTAATATGTTTAGTaataccaataaaaatatttatgagggcataatattatttagcttaaaataatatgtttttatactgTATTTCGTACGTACACGTTTTCCTTATTTTGGCAATTTAGCTCCCGAATTCATGAGCACATATTCACAAGGCTTGTAATGACATCACGTCCGTGGGGATGCTGTGTTATCGCCTTTGTCCTTGACgtgatatatgaaaaatttaagctTTGCCCTTGACCGCAAAGCtacatattgataatatacaTGAATgcatatgaattatataaaaatgaaatccaaaaatatgagtacaacagttttaaatgaaatgtaaaaaatatggtttaattaattgatattagaattataatgagatctaagactttcgcgagtgttcgtttaaataaaattaatatttttcggagtAGACTGcgcgtgttttattatttaaaaaaaactacatactcccgacgtttaaCGTCGGTTTTATGACGTTTTGCGTCGTttaacgtcgggagtatgtagttttttaaaatgataaaatacgcGTACTATCATCcgaaaaatgttagtttcatttaaatattaaaattgcattgaataggttaaatattaattgaatttatttctcttaatCTTAAATGGAATGCACAGTTgaataaaaagtaagtagCAAGTACTTATGTGCTCTAaacgatataataaatagctcTGTGCAGCAATCAGCAAATGGCTTAGAAAGCTATTTCACAGTAAAACGTGCTCCGTTTTTGTAATCTAGACGTTGCATtcgttttttatatgtttggcTTCAGACttgtacacaaaaaaaatatgtatatatatattttgtcaagaTGTATACTAATACGCTGAAGTACCTTTGTAACAATGGGCTAGTTAATCACGTGGCggcaattaatataataggaaGTAATACATCGGAGGAAGTGGCGCGTGAGTGTGCGGGCTTAAGAGGCCTCATATCCGGTGAAGTtggaactttttaatttttatgggATTTAAAACCTTAATAGCAAtcctataaaatcaaaacactGATGACAGTATTGTGAATgtccataaaatatattatttttctaatgacGAGTCATGAATGAAgaggatttttattttggaaaatattcaaattttttgaAATCCACTAAATGGAGATAaaatgataacatttttttttaaataatatgctaGGTTTCTTatcattttttgtaaaaaagttatttctaaatagaaatataatattattttttatgaattgaaCAACGTCGATAAAGTGTTTTAAGAGGTTTATGTGTCCTAACGTGTCCATTGGGCAAAGTGTTTTAGGCAATCGCAACTTTAGATGTGCATTTTCAAGCTACTTTCAAGAAGAGCAATGATTTTAAGTtagtaaagtaaatttaaatatatatatatggtactgttatttatttgaatttgttaCAATGCGTGTTCCATTGTTTATCGACTAGTTTAGCGTCTTTAAATGCTAATGTACTTAGAtattgtatatagtatataatttcaCGCAACGTCACAttattgttgtaatattttatcttgtaCTTGTCTCTTTGTTAGAACAGTTGTGTTTTATGGTAACtaaacaatgaattttatgaggttaaaatatatttttgctttgcTGTTTACTgagttttacattaaaaagtggagtgaaattttaataatactaaatacgGATTGTGCTCtacatgaattaatttatatgttagtagggataataaaaaaaatcatttgaaaGCTCTCACTGGTCGAGTACGAATGATTGCTAAACCACTCTGTGACCTATATGATTGGTTCATGTCGTAAGTTAAGAGCGTGAAGCGTTTTAAAAAATGCATTcgtaacattataaatgtgatAATTTGATGGTATTTGTTACTCACAAGTacgaattcaataaaattgtattgaaaattagcatccagattataaaatacattcaaataaaatcatatgtttggattaaacttaatatataaagtcgATTATAGCTAAGATGAAAATTTAGTTAAGATGTttctttttacattataatttaaaatatatattttttatatataattgcatattttatttaattgttcgTCTTCTTTTAAAAGACTATTTAGAAATTGCTTAACTTAAATATCTTCaaagtatttataagattttttacttATGTAGTTTGTACTTCTAACTTAAATACGCGGAGCACTGATTACTTTTACGCATTTCAATCAAAATCTATTTGCCATATGGAAACCTTGTTTCATTGGTTTTTATACACTCGCTTATAGTATTGGTATtgctgtttttttatataaaaataatattcctttaaattaaaatgtaaacaaaaatgaaaGATAAGTATAACCTTATTATAtaggtttatatataattatattattatttttcgtaaatggttctgaaaatattgttaatacttacatatatatttatctttaaagtatttaaaataaaatgaataaatgaaaaatatgatgaTTATAACTgattagtttcatataaatatgtaatacatatattgaattgCACAGAGCCAGTAAaacttgtataaattatattttgtatgaaatacgcacacattttttttaaatgaaaaggcgtttattttttataacaatcgccaatataatatattttcaaatatgtgtacaaaaaatgttttatttattgtaaaagggctatattatttccttttatttataagaaacataCTTTACGGGGATTCGTTTAGAATTTTTCCCCTCACATGGCATGAATTTGGTTTGAAGCAATTGTGTTCACGGTCGTCACAAAGGAACAATTTGGCAATACCCTTCGTTCTTTTGTGGCGAAAAATTAAGGAAATTGAGCGGTTAGGCACGGTGATCGCTCTCACACCTCACAGCTATTTGGGGAAGAACAAAGAATCCCATTGTGAagcaatgtttttgttttatacatgttaaatgtgatttatttaaaacattatttagaaataataactgGTACTAACCAAGCACTAgttttcctttttataatattgatatttgaatatcgaaataaaaagaaagtgtcattgaattttttttaattttttaattttgatagaaataaaacatgtaacaCTGTTTAATACCGgatatttgtacatattttttcatcatttatcattttatttcaaacacatTGAACCATGGGGACATTAAACttagcataaaaatatatgtattgaaaaataatgagCACTTCacatagaataaatttaaaacaaaatgtatttgtaatataagtcaaaagtaaatacttagataatatttattttacacagaCAAGACGCTGATGTGATGACTCAAGGTCACGAACCCCTGTCTATAATGGACGGCAACCTTCAGACAGATTTCTCCACGAAAACCAAACGAGGCATTTTCCTGTCCAAGAGCCTCACCCTTGTGATTCTCATCATATTCGCTTTAGCACTCGTCGCTACAGCGTTCATAGTGTACAATTTTGCTGCATGCCCAAGAACTGATCATTTAGCTAATGTCACCAAATTAACTTACTGTGAACAATCTAAGTTACTAGTTATACCTCTAAATACTGATAGTACTACAAGTGTTTCTATTGAAAGTACAACCAGTTACACAGAAACAACCACGAAAGAAGTAGATAACACTGTGACTGATGTTAGACTTCCAACCAATATAAAACCAGATAgctatttgttaaaattaactcCTTATATAATTGAAGGAAACTTCACATTTGATGGCGAAATCAGCATTGTTATAACTGTGAAAAATAACACGAACAGAATAACGTTTCATGGTGtagaattaagttttaataaaataaatttgtacaaGAAGGAAGacagaaaagaaattaaaataataagaaggaCTGAAGATGTCGCTAGACAATTCCAATTTCTCGACGTAACAGAAACTTTGATAGCGGGACACCAGTATGTTCTTAACATAACTTATGTAGGAATCTTGAACGACAATCTTCATGGATTTTATCGAAGTTCGTATGAAGAGAGGAAAGTCAAAAGGTACTGTagcctatataatataatacagaattaaaaattatcagccTTTGAATAAAATCCCAGTCTTAATACTAAAATGTGCATACGATACGGAAATAGTGCTATTATTAAATGCTTTAGTATTCTTTCTGGGAGGTCACACTATTCGCTTACTATGCATTACTCGTATCCGTGTAAGCATTTGTGCTCCATCAATGAATCGCTGTTTGGCATCTAAATGTAGgattaattatatctttatggGCATATAGTTccattatgtaaattaatattctgttcgaaattgtttttattcaagatATTGAACTTATTTAACTTCTGAATTGTATGTTAGTctctaaaaatttgtatattcattTCGTTTCTATTCGTCTATTCTCTTAATCTtgctaataattttgatttaaatttcagaTGGATAGCAGTGACTCAGTTTCAAGCTACAGACGCAAGACGTGCATTTCCATGCTGGGACGAGCCTGCTTTGAAAGCCAAATTTACTATCAGTATAGCGCGATCAAATAATATGACTTCAGTGTCTAATATGAATATGGTTAGACGAAGCCCACAGTGAGTAATTATTTGAAGATTAAAATAGCTAGCAAACATTAATTTagattgaattataaatgtgttGATTTGGCTGAACCATTGTTGATAATTTACTACCAAAACATTCTTTTTCGACCAAGAAAGTCGCTCTgaactaaaacaataaaattgttaaaaaaaactataatctttatttgcgtatgttttttgttcatatttttttaaacataaaaaaatggttttggGGTTACTTATACTTCGATGTAAATGGTAAGTTttgcaaatattaataaattttagtaaaatacgcaatttattttattcgtatcTGATCTTTCCAGTGAAATTCTGCAGGACTATACTTGGGATCATTATGCGGAGTCACTTCCAATGTCGACTTACTTAGTCGCCTTCGCTGTGACAGATTTTGGAAACATGAGTGACCATAACTTCTCCGTATGGGCTAGGAAAGAAGCTCTACCCTCAGCGGCCTACGCGCTTGAAATCggaccaaaaatattaaagtttctagaggaatattataaaattaaatttccattgCCAAAAATAGACATGATCGCTTTACCAGATTTTAAAGCAGGGGCAATGGAGAATTGGGGCCTACTAACATTTAGGTATGATTGTTAAtgaatcttaaatttaaattactggaAATAAAAAGTGATTTTAATAGAGAGAAATAGTTTGTGTATTGTCTTGgcaaagattttaaatgtcgtagtaatcaacatttttatatatatttattatactctaaataattttattattcaattttctaaaaagaatcaaaaatgtttttattacaaaaatatgttaatcatTTACATGCATGTTTTTAGAACACTGATAcaagaaaatactttttttattcaaagccAGTCTtattatgacaaataaaatatcaataaactttagaaaattttaatgtacagCCTCCAATCTATATCTCATATGATGTAAAGTGCTattctacttattttaaagttaattacgTTGACATTTTTTAGAGAGATTGCTATGTTATATGAAGAAGGCGTGTCCCCTACAACGGCAAGGGCCCGAGTAGCTTCTGTTGTTGCTCACGAGATTGCCCATCAATGGTTCGGAAACCTGGTGACACCAGCTTGGTGGTCGGACATATGGCTTAATGAGGGTTTTGCTAGCTATGTGGAATATGTAGCTGTGGATGCTGTAAGtaataaacattgttaatGACTCTTATATgcttaaattctattttacaaAAAGTAGTCTGTAAATACTGTGTAATTTTTAGGTTGAAAAATCTTGGAAGCTCATGGAggtgtttgttttaaatgaagttCAAAGCGTGTTCAAATTAGATGCACTTACATCATCTCATCAAATATCGGTTGAAGTCGGAAATCCGGAAGAAATTGGAgctatttttgataaaatttcttatggCAAaggtataaattattcaaataaaattgcttacaactaaacatatatatttatattaaataactaaattggaaaaaaatttaacgctTATGTGTCATTACTTTCTAAGGGTCAGCGATTCTTCGTATGATGAACCACTTTTTAACGGACGAGGTTTTTAACTCTGGCATTACTGATTACTTAAATGCCAAAAAGTACGGGGATGCGGAGCAAAGAGATCTTTGGAGTGCACTTACTAATGCTGCAAGAGAAAAGGGTTCTTTTGATGCAGATGTAGCAGTCGTTATGGACTCTTGGACTTTGCAGACTGGGTTCCCGGTATTATCAATAACAAGAGATTATAAGACTGGTTCCATTACATTCAGACAGGTACCTcactttttcaaaaattaaacgaGTTTCGAACtaatttttctcttaaaatGTTCTTGAAACGTGTTATTCTTTTTTAAGGAACGTTTTGTATTGATAAACGAAACAAGTGAGTTGCATAATTCTTCAGTTTGGTGGATACCCATATCATATACAACCGCAATTGAAAAGGACTTTGAGTCTACTCGGCCTAAAA
This region includes:
- the LOC116766707 gene encoding LOW QUALITY PROTEIN: aminopeptidase N (The sequence of the model RefSeq protein was modified relative to this genomic sequence to represent the inferred CDS: inserted 1 base in 1 codon); amino-acid sequence: MSVAPLRTCRVNSLNNGCVVQRQDADVMTQGHEPLSIMDGNLQTDFSTKTKRGIFLSKSLTLVILIIFALALVATAFIVYNFAACPRTDHLANVTKLTYCEQSKLLVIPLNTDSTTSVSIESTTSYTETTTKEVDNTVTDVRLPTNIKPDSYLLKLTPYIIEGNFTFDGEISIVITVKNNTNRITFHGVELSFNKINLYKKEDRKEIKIIRRTEDVARQFQFLDVTETLIAGHQYVLNITYVGILNDNLHGFYRSSYEERKVKRWIAVTQFQATDARRAFPCWDEPALKAKFTISIARSNNMTSVSNMNMVRRSPHEILQDYTWDHYAESLPMSTYLVAFAVTDFGNMSDHNFSVWARKEALPSAAYALEIGPKILKFLEEYYKIKFPLPKIDMIALPDFKAGAMENWGLLTFREIAMLYEEGVSPTTARARVASVVAHEIAHQWFGNLVTPAWWSDIWLNEGFASYVEYVAVDAVEKSWKLMEVFVLNEVQSVFKLDALTSSHQISVEVGNPEEIGAIFDKISYGKGSAILRMMNHFLTDEVFNSGITDYLNAKKYGDAEQRDLWSALTNAAREKGSFDADVAVVMDSWTLQTGFPVLSITRDYKTGSITFRQERFVLINETSELHNSSVWWIPISYTTAIEKDFESTRPKIWLRGERSIVVHNITISENDWLIGNIQQTGFYRINYDQRNWAMLVQILNDKSRFEEIHPINRAQIVDDAMNLALSGRLDYMTALDITNYLAHERSYVPWKAGLVALGYIDTMLSKGAYYLEYKRYVLSLLNGAVQELGWEVTSNESVVRAQHRVDIISTACHLQHVECLEHAVRLYTNWMLTPNPDAYNEIHADIRSTVYCVGIQAGGAREWQFAWERFLVASAPSERELLLSVLGCTRAPYLLYRYLDLSLRNDSGIRKQDTIRVFSAVASSSIGEPIAFNFVRANWLRLKEYVGSVSTLNSILKVVTRRLNEVHEYEELKRFVGESXSDLGRPVQQVLERTAANVQWMQKNYRNIVDWLLAAEKNKTA